A genomic segment from Sparus aurata chromosome 20, fSpaAur1.1, whole genome shotgun sequence encodes:
- the exoc7 gene encoding exocyst complex component 7 isoform X7, whose amino-acid sequence MIPTEDASARKREIEEKLKQEQETLSFIRENLEKSDQLTKGMVSILSSFESRLMQLENSIIPVHKQTENLQRLQENVDKTLSCMDHVISYYHVAKDTDRIIREGPTGRLDEYLACIAKIQKAVEYFQDNNPDSPELNTVKARFEKGKELLEAEFRSLLTRYSKPVPPILILDAISVDEELEVQEDIVLEHLPEAVLQDIICIAGWLVEYGRNQDFMNVYFQIRSNQLDRSIKGLKDHFRKNSASSGILYSPAVQTKRKDTPTKKAPKRPVYIPGYDHDLRVKHHSDALTEKHGAAAGKDDVLDIEIDSYIHCISAFVKLAQSEYALLTEIIPEHHQKKTFDSLIQEALDNLMLEGDNIVSAARRAIMRHDYSAVLTIFPILRHLKMNKSEFDTTLQGTAASTKNKLPTLITSMETIGAKALEEFADSIKNDPDKEYNMPKDGTVHELTSNAILFLQQLLDFHETAGAMLASQETSSSASSYTSEFNKRLLSTYICKVLGNLQLNLLSKSKVYEDSALSSIFLHNNYNYILKSLEKSELIQLVTVTQKKAESSYRELIEQQIYMYKSSWHKVTEHLTDRNMPVFQPGTKLKDKERQVIKDKFKGFNDGLEELCKIQKGWAIPDKEQRDSIRQSQKKVVSDAYRSFLQRCANISFTKNPEKYHKYRPEEVEEMIERLFDTSA is encoded by the exons ATGATCCCCACCGAGGATGCGTCCGCCAGGAAGCGGGAGATAGAGGAGAAACTGAAGCAG GAGCAGGAGACGCTGTCATTCATCAGAGAAAACCTGGAGAAGAGTGATCAGCTGACCAAGGGGATg GTCTCCATCCTGTCGTCGTTCGAGAGTCGCCTGATGCAGCTGGAGAACTCCATCATCCCGGtccacaaacagacagagaacCTGCAGCGTCTGCAGGAGAACGTGGACAAGACCCTGTCCTGCATGGACCACGTCATCAGTTACTACCACGTGGCCAAAGACACCGACAGGATCATCAGAGAGGG GCCGACGGGCAGACTGGACGAGTACCTCGCTTGTATTGCAAAGATTCAGAAGGCTGTTGAATACTTTCAAGATAACAACCCTGACAGCCCCGAACTCAACACAGTG AAAGCGCGCTTTGAGAAGGGTAAAGAGCTGCTGGAGGCTGAGTTCCGCAGCCTGCTGACCCGCTACAGTAAACCCGTTCCCCCGATCCTCATCCTGGACGCCATCAGTGTGGACGAGGAGCTGGAGGTTCAGGAGGACATTGTGCTCGAACACCTGCCGGAAGCCGTGCTCCAAGACATCATCTGCATCGCTGGCTGGCTGGTGGAGTACGGACGTAACCAGG aTTTCATGAACGTCTACTTCCAGATCAGGTCCAACCAGCTCGATCGCTCCATCAAGGGCCTGAAGGATCACTTCCGTAAGAACAGCGCCTCCTCCGGGATCCTCTACTCGCCCGCTGTCCAAACCAAACGCAAGGACACGCCCACCAAAAAGGCTCCCAAGAGACCAG TCTACATCCCAG GTTACGATCACGACCTGCGGGTCAAACACCACAGTGACGCCCTGACCGAGAAGCACGGGGCCGCCGCAG GAAAGGACGACGTTCTGGACATCGAGATCGACTCCTACATCCACTGTATCAGTGCCTTCGTCAAGCTGGCTCAGAGCGAGTACGCGCTGCTGACAGAAATCATCCCCGAGCACCACCAGAAGAAGACCTTCGACTCCCTCATTCAG GAGGCGCTGGACAACCTGATGCTGGAGGGAGACAACATTGTGTCTGCAGCTCGCAGAGCCATCATGCGCCACGACTACTCGGCCGTCCTCACCATCTTCCCCATCCTCAGACACCTGAAGATGAACAAGTCGGAGTTTGACACCACTCTGCAG GGAACAGCAGCAAGCACCAAGAACAAGCTGCCGACTCTCATCACCTCCATGGAGACGATTGGAGCCAAAGCTCTGGAGGAGTTTGCAGACAGCATCAAG AACGATCCTGATAAAGAGTACAACATGCCCAAGGACGGAACAGTTCACGAGCTGACCAGCAAC GCCATCCtgttcctgcagcagctgctggacttCCACGAGACAGCTGGAGCCATGCTGGCCTCACAAG AGACGAGTTCTTCAGCGAGCAGCTACACCTCCGAGTTCAACAAGAGGCTCCTCAGCACCTACATAT GTAAGGTGCTGGGGAACCTGCAGCTGAACCTGCTCAGTAAGTCCAAAGTGTACGAGGACTCGGCTCTGAGCTCCATTTTTCTGcacaacaactacaactacatcCTCAAGTCGCTGGAGAA GTCGGAGCTGATTCAGCTGGTCACTGTGACGCAGAAGAAGGCTGAGAGTTCCTACAGAGAGCTGATAGAGCAGCAGATCTACATGTACAAGAGCAG CTGGCACAAAGTCACCGAGCACCTGACCGACAGGAACATGCCCGTCTTCCAACCTGGCACCAAG CTGAAAGATAAAGAGCGGCAGGTCATTAAAGACAAGTTCAag GGTTTTAACGACGGCCTGGAGGAGTTGTGTAAGATCCAGAAGGGCTGGGCGATCCCGGACAAAGAGCAGCGAGACTCCATCCGTCAGTCTCAGAAGAAGGTGGTGTCGGACGCCTACAGGTCCTTCCTGCAGAG ATGCGCCAACATCTCTTTCACCAAGAACCCCGAGAAGTACCACAAGTATCGAccggaggaggtggaggagatgattGAGAGGCTGTTCGACACGTCCGCCTGA
- the exoc7 gene encoding exocyst complex component 7 isoform X5 — MIPTEDASARKREIEEKLKQEQETLSFIRENLEKSDQLTKGMVSILSSFESRLMQLENSIIPVHKQTENLQRLQENVDKTLSCMDHVISYYHVAKDTDRIIREGPTGRLDEYLACIAKIQKAVEYFQDNNPDSPELNTVKARFEKGKELLEAEFRSLLTRYSKPVPPILILDAISVDEELEVQEDIVLEHLPEAVLQDIICIAGWLVEYGRNQDFMNVYFQIRSNQLDRSIKGLKDHFRKNSASSGILYSPAVQTKRKDTPTKKAPKRPVYIPGTIRKAQNLLKQYSQHGLDGKKGGSNLTPLEGKDDVLDIEIDSYIHCISAFVKLAQSEYALLTEIIPEHHQKKTFDSLIQEALDNLMLEGDNIVSAARRAIMRHDYSAVLTIFPILRHLKMNKSEFDTTLQGTAASTKNKLPTLITSMETIGAKALEEFADSIKNDPDKEYNMPKDGTVHELTSNAILFLQQLLDFHETAGAMLASQETSSSASSYTSEFNKRLLSTYICKVLGNLQLNLLSKSKVYEDSALSSIFLHNNYNYILKSLEKSELIQLVTVTQKKAESSYRELIEQQIYMYKSSWHKVTEHLTDRNMPVFQPGTKLKDKERQVIKDKFKGFNDGLEELCKIQKGWAIPDKEQRDSIRQSQKKVVSDAYRSFLQRCANISFTKNPEKYHKYRPEEVEEMIERLFDTSA, encoded by the exons ATGATCCCCACCGAGGATGCGTCCGCCAGGAAGCGGGAGATAGAGGAGAAACTGAAGCAG GAGCAGGAGACGCTGTCATTCATCAGAGAAAACCTGGAGAAGAGTGATCAGCTGACCAAGGGGATg GTCTCCATCCTGTCGTCGTTCGAGAGTCGCCTGATGCAGCTGGAGAACTCCATCATCCCGGtccacaaacagacagagaacCTGCAGCGTCTGCAGGAGAACGTGGACAAGACCCTGTCCTGCATGGACCACGTCATCAGTTACTACCACGTGGCCAAAGACACCGACAGGATCATCAGAGAGGG GCCGACGGGCAGACTGGACGAGTACCTCGCTTGTATTGCAAAGATTCAGAAGGCTGTTGAATACTTTCAAGATAACAACCCTGACAGCCCCGAACTCAACACAGTG AAAGCGCGCTTTGAGAAGGGTAAAGAGCTGCTGGAGGCTGAGTTCCGCAGCCTGCTGACCCGCTACAGTAAACCCGTTCCCCCGATCCTCATCCTGGACGCCATCAGTGTGGACGAGGAGCTGGAGGTTCAGGAGGACATTGTGCTCGAACACCTGCCGGAAGCCGTGCTCCAAGACATCATCTGCATCGCTGGCTGGCTGGTGGAGTACGGACGTAACCAGG aTTTCATGAACGTCTACTTCCAGATCAGGTCCAACCAGCTCGATCGCTCCATCAAGGGCCTGAAGGATCACTTCCGTAAGAACAGCGCCTCCTCCGGGATCCTCTACTCGCCCGCTGTCCAAACCAAACGCAAGGACACGCCCACCAAAAAGGCTCCCAAGAGACCAG TCTACATCCCAG GGACCATTCGCAAGGCTCAGAACCTTCTGAAACAGTACTCACAGCATGGGCTGGATGGGAAAAAGGGGGGCTCTAACCTCACTCCTTTGGAAG GAAAGGACGACGTTCTGGACATCGAGATCGACTCCTACATCCACTGTATCAGTGCCTTCGTCAAGCTGGCTCAGAGCGAGTACGCGCTGCTGACAGAAATCATCCCCGAGCACCACCAGAAGAAGACCTTCGACTCCCTCATTCAG GAGGCGCTGGACAACCTGATGCTGGAGGGAGACAACATTGTGTCTGCAGCTCGCAGAGCCATCATGCGCCACGACTACTCGGCCGTCCTCACCATCTTCCCCATCCTCAGACACCTGAAGATGAACAAGTCGGAGTTTGACACCACTCTGCAG GGAACAGCAGCAAGCACCAAGAACAAGCTGCCGACTCTCATCACCTCCATGGAGACGATTGGAGCCAAAGCTCTGGAGGAGTTTGCAGACAGCATCAAG AACGATCCTGATAAAGAGTACAACATGCCCAAGGACGGAACAGTTCACGAGCTGACCAGCAAC GCCATCCtgttcctgcagcagctgctggacttCCACGAGACAGCTGGAGCCATGCTGGCCTCACAAG AGACGAGTTCTTCAGCGAGCAGCTACACCTCCGAGTTCAACAAGAGGCTCCTCAGCACCTACATAT GTAAGGTGCTGGGGAACCTGCAGCTGAACCTGCTCAGTAAGTCCAAAGTGTACGAGGACTCGGCTCTGAGCTCCATTTTTCTGcacaacaactacaactacatcCTCAAGTCGCTGGAGAA GTCGGAGCTGATTCAGCTGGTCACTGTGACGCAGAAGAAGGCTGAGAGTTCCTACAGAGAGCTGATAGAGCAGCAGATCTACATGTACAAGAGCAG CTGGCACAAAGTCACCGAGCACCTGACCGACAGGAACATGCCCGTCTTCCAACCTGGCACCAAG CTGAAAGATAAAGAGCGGCAGGTCATTAAAGACAAGTTCAag GGTTTTAACGACGGCCTGGAGGAGTTGTGTAAGATCCAGAAGGGCTGGGCGATCCCGGACAAAGAGCAGCGAGACTCCATCCGTCAGTCTCAGAAGAAGGTGGTGTCGGACGCCTACAGGTCCTTCCTGCAGAG ATGCGCCAACATCTCTTTCACCAAGAACCCCGAGAAGTACCACAAGTATCGAccggaggaggtggaggagatgattGAGAGGCTGTTCGACACGTCCGCCTGA